The Saprospiraceae bacterium genome includes a window with the following:
- the dnaB gene encoding replicative DNA helicase translates to MSEYQNTLRAVGGKLSTIKQDADINNLVYGRLQPQALPLEEAVLGAIMMDKDGFPSIVEILRTESFYLPAHQIIFQVMSDLFRRSQPIDLLTVYEAMKKSGKLEEAGGLNYLMELSNKVGSAANIEFHSRIIAQKFIQRELIRVSTGIIKDAFDDTKDVLDLLDEAERGLYNISDQNMNTGYESLSVLAIKAMNQIEEISQKGSETTGVTTGFSELDKITNGWQPSDLIIMAARPGMGKTAFTLSLAKNAAMAGKAIAFFSLEMASVQLVQRLISMEAEINSSKLRNGQLQEYEWAKLHSAVEKLSQVPIFIDDTPGINIFDLRAKCRRLKQTNDISMIVIDYLQLMAGAPNDKRGNREQEISSISRALKGLAKELHVPVIALSQLSRAVETRGGEKRPQLSDLRESGAIEQDADIVTFIYRPGYYGVEENDLNTPNDLTEIIIAKHRNGGLGTVNLRFVPHFVKFEDPGATGFSNDVDNLFNPDPFASGGIITRPSKINIPSEESSSGQDDSLDIPF, encoded by the coding sequence ATGTCAGAATATCAAAATACACTGAGAGCCGTCGGAGGCAAGTTGTCCACCATAAAACAAGATGCGGATATAAATAATTTGGTTTATGGCAGATTACAGCCACAGGCATTACCCCTTGAAGAAGCTGTCCTGGGTGCAATCATGATGGATAAGGATGGATTTCCTTCTATTGTAGAGATACTCAGAACAGAAAGTTTTTATCTGCCTGCTCATCAGATTATTTTTCAGGTGATGTCAGATTTGTTCAGAAGGTCACAACCGATCGACTTACTGACAGTGTATGAAGCTATGAAAAAATCCGGAAAACTTGAAGAAGCCGGGGGATTGAATTACCTGATGGAATTGTCCAATAAAGTAGGGTCCGCAGCCAATATTGAGTTTCACTCCAGAATCATAGCTCAGAAATTTATTCAGAGAGAATTGATAAGGGTTTCAACCGGGATCATCAAAGACGCATTTGATGATACCAAAGACGTTCTGGACCTGTTGGATGAAGCGGAAAGAGGACTGTACAATATTTCAGATCAGAATATGAATACCGGCTATGAGTCACTGAGTGTTCTTGCTATAAAAGCGATGAATCAGATTGAAGAGATCAGTCAGAAAGGTTCTGAAACAACAGGAGTAACTACAGGGTTTTCTGAATTGGATAAAATTACCAATGGATGGCAACCTTCTGATTTGATCATCATGGCTGCACGTCCGGGTATGGGGAAAACAGCCTTTACACTTTCATTGGCTAAGAATGCCGCTATGGCAGGCAAGGCTATTGCCTTTTTCTCATTGGAGATGGCAAGTGTTCAGCTTGTACAACGTCTGATATCAATGGAAGCGGAGATAAATTCCAGTAAACTCAGAAACGGCCAATTACAGGAATACGAATGGGCTAAATTGCATTCGGCAGTTGAAAAACTTTCTCAGGTTCCTATTTTTATTGATGACACACCAGGAATTAATATTTTTGATCTTCGTGCTAAGTGTCGGCGGCTGAAACAAACCAATGATATCAGTATGATTGTGATTGATTACCTTCAGTTGATGGCCGGTGCGCCCAATGATAAGCGTGGAAACAGGGAACAGGAGATCTCATCTATTTCCAGAGCCCTGAAAGGTCTTGCCAAAGAACTACATGTTCCGGTGATTGCACTTTCTCAGTTATCAAGAGCTGTCGAAACAAGAGGAGGAGAAAAGCGGCCACAACTTTCGGATTTGAGGGAATCAGGTGCGATCGAGCAGGATGCCGATATTGTTACATTTATATACAGACCGGGTTATTATGGTGTCGAAGAAAATGATCTGAATACACCAAATGACTTAACAGAAATAATTATTGCAAAACACAGAAACGGTGGTCTGGGTACTGTGAATCTAAGATTTGTTCCTCACTTTGTCAAATTTGAAGATCCGGGGGCGACAGGTTTTTCAAATGATGTGGACAATCTGTTCAATCCCGATCCGTTTGCATCCGGAGGAATAATCACCAGACCTTCAAAAATAAATATACCTTCAGAAGAAAGTTCTTCAGGACAGGATGACTCACTGGATATTCCATTTTGA
- a CDS encoding T9SS type A sorting domain-containing protein, producing the protein MKFTKTVLLTLIWSFMTITAGYADKCETDRSCEVWPFTINCPPNVTLSCTDEIWNLSAYGNATYTSYYGTYSAGAPVVQYFLNNCNTGYITRTWMVEDYNWVWHSCTQTIYISSGGYGGGIQVQWPENYVVSGCNPNIHPSVLPAPHGYPTWTSSPCSMIGRSYSDMTFYVNNSCKKVLRTWKLMDWCTYNPSYPNSGGLWTYVQEIKIMESSEPVVNCVPEIVANSHNCKNAYVEVAPLYVSPSSCGGDFEITNNSPYSTYKGANISGTYPIGTTKVSYTIKFGCGSKKICNVNVIVKNAAKPTPYCLGHIITTLMPVDTDKDGIIDNGMVELWAKDLDKGSKAPCGFNPLRFSFEKDSIVMNRMFTCEDIGKNEVRMYVTDSKGGQSFCQVTVEIQNNANIPDCKPKPPVVPPPVVPASRSVKGNITDAWGVALEDAEISLTYTTPETIINIIRDTMETIRLDSFKNASGYWVYRHFLDRVISETRDTQTVFHTIEILSDTNGKFLFDSLKVTNKEFEIKALYQDTFARKYINGKDAEALTQFLLGEKAFDSPYQYLAADIDENGVIDLQDLNSLMQFVTKQTNSLPGENNWFIFNKDQDFDPAVNILSDNLFSFISMDSVPALGALYDVGFVAVRKGDIVQSVVSDFLPQVSDITGLRSKSELLESSVNLYPNPFDKILNIRLVSEEESTAIIKLYNNNGQIIWQYNLNVVKGVNEMTVTPEINYSGLIMYQIISGNKVSSGTLIKM; encoded by the coding sequence ATGAAGTTTACTAAAACAGTTTTACTGACACTGATCTGGTCATTTATGACGATCACTGCCGGATATGCGGACAAATGTGAAACGGATAGGTCTTGTGAAGTATGGCCATTTACAATCAATTGCCCGCCCAATGTGACACTAAGTTGCACGGATGAAATCTGGAACTTATCAGCTTATGGAAATGCTACTTACACCAGTTATTACGGCACTTATTCTGCAGGTGCGCCTGTCGTCCAGTATTTCTTAAATAATTGTAATACCGGATATATCACCAGAACATGGATGGTGGAAGATTACAATTGGGTTTGGCACAGTTGTACACAGACAATTTATATTTCTTCAGGTGGTTATGGAGGTGGAATTCAGGTACAGTGGCCTGAAAATTACGTTGTTTCCGGATGTAATCCAAATATTCACCCATCTGTATTGCCTGCACCACATGGTTATCCGACCTGGACGAGTTCGCCATGTAGTATGATTGGCAGATCTTATAGTGATATGACTTTTTATGTAAATAATTCCTGTAAAAAAGTGCTGCGAACATGGAAACTCATGGACTGGTGTACATACAATCCATCATATCCGAATAGTGGTGGATTATGGACTTATGTTCAGGAAATTAAAATCATGGAGAGCAGTGAGCCTGTAGTAAATTGTGTTCCCGAAATTGTAGCCAATAGTCACAATTGTAAAAATGCATATGTCGAGGTTGCACCACTTTATGTCAGCCCGAGTTCATGCGGAGGTGATTTTGAAATTACAAATAATTCACCGTATTCTACTTACAAAGGAGCAAATATTTCAGGAACATATCCGATTGGAACCACAAAAGTCAGTTATACAATCAAATTCGGTTGCGGGTCCAAGAAGATTTGTAATGTGAATGTGATTGTAAAAAATGCTGCAAAACCTACACCTTATTGTTTGGGGCATATTATTACGACCCTAATGCCGGTTGACACAGACAAGGATGGCATTATTGATAACGGTATGGTAGAATTGTGGGCTAAAGATCTTGATAAAGGAAGTAAAGCACCATGCGGGTTCAATCCTTTAAGATTTTCGTTTGAAAAAGACTCAATTGTCATGAACAGGATGTTTACCTGTGAAGATATCGGTAAAAATGAAGTGAGAATGTATGTCACTGATAGCAAGGGGGGCCAATCTTTTTGTCAGGTCACGGTAGAAATTCAGAATAATGCCAATATTCCGGATTGTAAACCAAAACCACCTGTTGTGCCACCTCCGGTTGTCCCCGCATCACGAAGCGTAAAAGGCAATATAACGGATGCCTGGGGTGTAGCATTGGAAGATGCAGAAATTTCTCTGACTTATACGACTCCGGAAACAATAATCAACATCATTCGGGATACCATGGAAACGATCAGGTTAGATAGTTTTAAAAATGCTTCCGGTTATTGGGTTTACAGACATTTTTTAGATAGAGTGATTTCGGAGACAAGGGATACGCAGACTGTATTCCATACAATAGAAATATTAAGTGATACAAATGGGAAATTTCTATTCGATTCTTTAAAAGTTACGAACAAAGAATTTGAAATCAAAGCGCTGTATCAAGATACTTTTGCCAGGAAATACATTAATGGTAAAGATGCGGAAGCCTTAACTCAGTTTCTGTTAGGGGAAAAGGCATTTGACTCACCTTATCAGTATTTAGCTGCCGATATTGACGAGAATGGGGTGATTGATTTACAGGATTTGAATAGTTTAATGCAGTTTGTTACAAAACAAACCAATTCATTACCAGGTGAAAACAATTGGTTTATTTTCAATAAGGATCAGGATTTTGACCCTGCTGTCAATATTTTATCCGATAACCTTTTCAGTTTTATTTCAATGGATTCTGTACCTGCATTAGGTGCATTATATGATGTAGGATTTGTTGCTGTAAGGAAGGGAGATATTGTTCAAAGTGTCGTCTCTGATTTTCTGCCTCAGGTAAGTGATATTACAGGTCTCAGATCAAAATCAGAACTTTTGGAGAGTAGTGTAAATCTTTATCCAAATCCATTCGATAAAATTCTGAATATTAGACTTGTGTCAGAAGAAGAAAGTACTGCAATCATAAAATTATATAACAATAATGGTCAGATAATTTGGCAGTATAATCTAAATGTGGTGAAAGGTGTCAATGAAATGACAGTCACTCCGGAAATAAATTATTCAGGTTTGATAATGTATCAGATTATCTCAGGTAATAAAGTAAGTAGTGGCACATTGATAAAAATGTAG
- a CDS encoding amidohydrolase — protein MKSIFLTFLTFICVSGISQGLLVEEVAQRASQIDNQVIQWRRHLHQYPELSNREFKTMKYIADHLKTLPVTVETGMAHTGVIAVLDTGKPGPVVALRADMDGLPIIERGNLPFASKETTEYLGQKVGIMHACGHDSHVAMLMGVATVLSEMKDKLRGKIVFVFQPAEEGSPPGEEGGAALMVKQGIIEKYGIEVFFGLHISSVIEQGKITYKPLGMMAAADEFNIKVNGKGAHGSRPWDGVDPIVVSAQIILGIQSIISRQTELTKEPAVITIGKLTSGVRNNIIPEEAEMIGTIRTFDKDMQKLIHEKLRLTATKIAESAGATAEVNIIINYPVTFNNPQLTAQMLPSLFKAAGEENVIVTKAITGSEDFSFFAQKVPGLFYFLGARPKDIHQLDAPSHHTPDFYIDEKAFNLGVRSMAQLAIDYIHSSGNK, from the coding sequence ATAAAATCAATATTTTTAACTTTTCTGACATTCATCTGTGTATCAGGAATTAGTCAGGGCTTATTAGTGGAAGAAGTTGCCCAAAGAGCTTCACAAATAGACAATCAGGTTATCCAATGGAGAAGGCATTTGCATCAGTATCCGGAATTGTCCAACAGAGAGTTCAAAACCATGAAATATATTGCCGATCACCTTAAAACCTTGCCGGTAACTGTTGAGACAGGTATGGCGCACACAGGCGTAATCGCAGTTTTAGATACCGGTAAGCCGGGTCCGGTCGTCGCACTCAGAGCAGACATGGATGGACTTCCCATCATTGAAAGAGGAAATCTTCCATTTGCATCAAAAGAAACAACTGAGTATTTGGGTCAGAAAGTTGGCATCATGCATGCCTGCGGTCACGACAGTCATGTAGCGATGCTGATGGGAGTTGCTACGGTATTATCAGAAATGAAAGATAAATTGAGAGGTAAGATCGTATTTGTATTTCAACCTGCGGAAGAAGGATCGCCTCCCGGTGAAGAAGGTGGAGCAGCACTTATGGTTAAACAAGGAATTATTGAAAAATACGGGATTGAAGTTTTTTTCGGACTCCATATCAGCAGCGTCATAGAACAGGGCAAAATCACTTACAAGCCTTTGGGTATGATGGCTGCTGCTGATGAATTTAATATTAAAGTGAATGGTAAAGGTGCTCACGGTTCCCGACCTTGGGATGGAGTTGACCCTATAGTTGTGTCGGCTCAGATTATTTTAGGGATCCAAAGTATAATAAGCCGACAGACAGAATTGACCAAAGAACCTGCCGTCATTACCATCGGAAAATTAACATCCGGTGTTAGGAATAATATCATACCGGAAGAAGCGGAAATGATCGGCACGATACGTACATTTGATAAAGATATGCAAAAACTGATACATGAAAAATTAAGACTGACAGCGACAAAAATTGCGGAGAGCGCAGGTGCCACTGCCGAAGTAAATATAATAATCAATTATCCGGTAACATTCAATAATCCCCAACTTACAGCTCAGATGCTACCGTCTCTGTTCAAAGCAGCAGGTGAAGAAAATGTGATCGTTACAAAAGCAATAACAGGTTCTGAAGATTTTTCTTTTTTTGCTCAAAAAGTGCCCGGGTTATTTTACTTTTTGGGTGCAAGACCGAAGGATATTCATCAGTTGGATGCACCTTCTCATCATACGCCTGATTTTTATATAGATGAAAAAGCTTTTAATCTCGGTGTTCGATCCATGGCTCAACTGGCAATAGACTATATTCACTCTTCCGGTAATAAGTAG
- a CDS encoding succinylglutamate desuccinylase/aspartoacylase family protein, producing MSEIKTDRIIGRYEGIEPGPLLVVTAAMHGNEFAGVKALELVFKMLEVEPVTNPDFVYHGTIIGIIGNVKAYKQGKRYINRDINRMWSEELVQKIKSSEESELDDEENEISELLKVISKETLSGKYQKMILFDLHTTSSRGGIFSITTEDTESIRIASALHAPVVRGLLKGISGTSLHYFCTQNMGIDCTALAFEAGQHEEPKSVNRTIAAIINCMRSIGSVKEHDVENIHDELLLNYSKDLPQVVKVIDKYTVLDNSNWIMQPGYTHFKNIRKGELLANDFNGPVFASHDGLILMPLYQTQGNDGFFIVEPCS from the coding sequence ATGAGTGAAATCAAAACTGATAGAATAATCGGAAGATATGAAGGTATTGAGCCGGGACCATTATTAGTTGTAACAGCAGCTATGCATGGCAATGAATTTGCAGGCGTAAAAGCACTGGAACTTGTCTTTAAGATGCTGGAAGTAGAACCTGTCACTAATCCGGACTTTGTATATCACGGCACAATCATCGGAATAATCGGAAATGTAAAAGCATACAAGCAAGGCAAAAGATACATCAACAGAGACATCAACCGGATGTGGTCTGAAGAATTGGTTCAAAAAATAAAATCATCAGAAGAAAGTGAACTGGATGACGAAGAAAACGAAATTTCTGAATTGTTGAAAGTAATCAGTAAGGAAACATTAAGTGGGAAATATCAAAAAATGATATTGTTTGATTTGCATACGACATCCTCAAGAGGAGGTATTTTTTCCATTACCACCGAAGACACTGAAAGTATCCGAATTGCATCTGCATTACATGCTCCCGTAGTTCGAGGATTGTTAAAAGGTATCTCAGGCACTTCATTACATTATTTTTGCACTCAAAATATGGGTATCGACTGTACAGCTTTAGCCTTTGAAGCGGGTCAACATGAAGAACCAAAGTCCGTCAACAGAACCATTGCAGCCATCATCAATTGCATGCGATCAATAGGATCTGTAAAGGAACACGACGTTGAAAATATTCATGATGAACTTCTCCTGAACTATTCAAAAGACCTTCCGCAAGTTGTAAAGGTGATTGACAAATATACAGTTTTGGATAATTCAAATTGGATAATGCAACCCGGATATACTCATTTTAAAAATATACGGAAAGGTGAATTATTAGCAAATGATTTCAACGGACCTGTGTTCGCTTCACATGACGGCTTAATATTAATGCCTTTGTATCAGACACAAGGCAATGATGGATTTTTTATTGTGGAACCATGTTCGTAG
- a CDS encoding potassium/proton antiporter, giving the protein MNLTIENILLVGSILLFVSIIVGKTSYKFGVPTLLLFLTIGMLAGSDGIGDINFNDPKLAQFIGIVSLNFILFSGGLDTNWTSVKPILREGIALSTLGVMLTALGLGTFVWFVTDFTIYESMLLGSIVSSTDAAAVFSILRSKSLALKTNLRPTLELESGSNDPMAYVLTIAFLTLVTNPEMSIFSVIPLFFLQMILGAIAGFAFGRLSKYIINNIRLDFEGLYPVLVIALMFITFSATDFVGGNGFLAIYICAVYLGNQELIHKKTILKMYDGLAWLMEIVLFLTLGLLVFPTQIVPYIGIGLLISLFLIVVARPLGVFLSLMFFRMKLRRRFYISWVGLRGAVPIVFATYPLLAGIDKANMIFNIVFFISVTSIIIQGTTLSLVAKWLHVALPEKVKPKSEIDKIILDLPKSSLQEFPIFNSSIVLNKRIIDLKFPKSAFIIMIKRNEKYIRPGGSTTIESGDVLMVIADKTEDFAKVNDCLYKSVG; this is encoded by the coding sequence ATGAATTTAACGATTGAAAATATATTGTTGGTAGGTTCTATCCTGCTTTTTGTCAGTATTATTGTAGGGAAAACATCCTATAAATTTGGTGTTCCCACATTACTTCTTTTCCTAACGATTGGGATGCTGGCGGGATCGGATGGTATTGGCGATATTAATTTTAATGACCCGAAGCTGGCTCAGTTTATTGGAATTGTTTCACTCAATTTTATATTGTTTTCAGGTGGCTTAGACACAAACTGGACATCTGTTAAGCCCATACTCAGAGAAGGCATTGCATTATCCACGTTGGGTGTAATGCTGACAGCACTTGGATTGGGGACTTTTGTTTGGTTTGTTACTGATTTTACCATTTACGAAAGCATGCTTTTAGGTTCTATTGTTTCATCGACAGATGCTGCTGCAGTGTTTTCCATATTACGATCAAAAAGTCTTGCCTTAAAAACTAACTTACGACCCACTTTAGAGCTGGAAAGCGGAAGTAATGACCCGATGGCTTACGTCCTGACCATTGCATTTCTGACATTGGTAACCAATCCGGAGATGAGTATCTTTTCCGTTATACCGCTCTTTTTCTTACAAATGATTTTAGGGGCCATTGCAGGTTTTGCATTTGGAAGGTTAAGTAAATATATCATCAACAACATCAGATTAGACTTTGAAGGTCTTTATCCGGTATTGGTCATTGCACTGATGTTTATAACATTTTCGGCGACCGATTTTGTTGGGGGTAATGGTTTTCTTGCTATTTATATCTGCGCTGTTTATTTAGGTAATCAGGAACTGATACACAAAAAAACGATCCTGAAAATGTATGACGGATTGGCATGGTTAATGGAGATTGTATTGTTTTTAACGCTGGGATTACTGGTATTTCCTACTCAAATTGTCCCTTATATTGGAATAGGACTGCTCATTTCTTTATTTCTGATAGTGGTAGCACGTCCTTTGGGTGTTTTTCTCAGTCTCATGTTTTTTCGAATGAAACTTCGAAGGCGATTTTACATTTCATGGGTTGGCTTGCGTGGTGCTGTTCCTATTGTGTTTGCAACTTACCCGTTGCTGGCAGGAATTGATAAAGCAAATATGATATTCAACATCGTCTTTTTTATATCCGTTACCTCCATTATCATTCAGGGAACAACATTATCATTAGTTGCCAAATGGCTTCATGTTGCTCTTCCTGAGAAAGTCAAACCTAAATCGGAAATAGACAAAATTATACTGGATCTCCCTAAATCATCTTTGCAGGAATTTCCGATATTTAATAGTTCTATTGTCTTAAATAAAAGAATTATCGATTTGAAGTTCCCTAAATCTGCTTTTATAATAATGATCAAAAGAAATGAGAAGTACATACGTCCCGGCGGCTCCACAACTATTGAATCAGGCGATGTCCTGATGGTGATTGCAGACAAAACCGAAGACTTCGCAAAAGTGAATGATTGTTTGTATAAATCTGTGGGGTAA
- a CDS encoding pyruvate, phosphate dikinase, translating into MSLEKYVYSFGGGQADGNESMKNLLGGKGANLAEMAGHPALLLPVPAGFTITTEVCTYYYNHEKSYPLTLEAEVSAALNKVEKIMGRTFGDVKNPLLLSVRSGARRSMPGMMDTVLNIGLNDDTIKGLIKQTGNERFAYDAYRRLVMMYADVVMEKAAGLELKHGKSIRRILEDKMDAMKHRMGYESDTDLTADDLKHLVTLFKRTVLEILGKPFPENPLDQLWGGVSAVFASWNGKRALEYRRIEKIPDDWGTAVNVQAMVFGNMGDDCATGVAFTRNPGNGDNHFYGEYLVNAQGEDVVAGTRTPAPINDFSKNSQSKHLKTLSEIMPEMYNELDGYQRKLENHYKDMQDIEFTIEKGTLYMLQCRVGKRNGLAAVKMAMDMYNEELISKETAIMRVGPNQLVELLLPRLDPEVEATSQSIAKGLPAGPGGAKGRIVFESEKAVQWADKKIPVILVRDETSPEDVDGMHASKAILTSKGGMTSHAALVARGWGKCCIVGCNDIEINSESGTLKTKNGNTLKEGDWISLNGTTGLVYEGAMPLVSVNVEENKSYRSLMRLVDQIKQMEVRANVETPEDALHAIHFGATGIGLFRTEHMFYGENSDEPLFLLRKMIVSDTEEERRKALNELSVYVKKDIKRTMEVMSGHPVTIRLLDPPLHEFVPHDKNKLIELSRELGIKMSTLKKRVLALHENNPMLGHRGVRLGVSYPEITEMQIRAILEAAVELTKKGFKVFPEIMIPVTCTVNELKDQKEIVKRVYDETCKEKGVEKIEYAFGTMIEIPRAALKADHMALEAEFFSFGTNDLTQMSFGFSRDDIGGFLPKYLDKKILRDDPFQTIDQQGVGELIRIGIERGRSVRPDLEIGICGEHGGDPESVKFCHKLGMDYVSCSPFRVPIARLAAAQAAVEMPRAK; encoded by the coding sequence ATGTCTCTAGAAAAGTATGTGTACAGTTTTGGCGGTGGTCAGGCTGACGGAAATGAATCGATGAAAAATCTTTTGGGTGGTAAAGGAGCCAATCTGGCAGAAATGGCGGGACACCCTGCCTTGTTACTTCCTGTTCCTGCAGGATTTACAATTACCACTGAAGTTTGTACTTACTATTACAATCACGAAAAATCATACCCTCTTACCCTGGAAGCTGAGGTATCTGCCGCACTAAATAAGGTAGAAAAAATCATGGGTAGAACATTCGGGGATGTAAAAAATCCGCTTTTGTTGTCTGTAAGATCCGGAGCACGCAGATCGATGCCCGGAATGATGGACACCGTTCTTAATATCGGACTGAATGATGATACCATTAAAGGTCTGATCAAACAAACCGGTAATGAAAGGTTTGCCTATGATGCATACAGGCGTCTGGTGATGATGTATGCAGATGTAGTCATGGAGAAGGCAGCAGGCCTGGAACTCAAACATGGTAAGAGTATCCGCAGAATTCTTGAAGACAAGATGGACGCTATGAAGCATAGAATGGGCTATGAAAGCGATACTGACCTGACAGCCGATGACCTGAAACATCTTGTTACTTTATTTAAAAGGACAGTATTAGAAATATTAGGTAAACCGTTTCCGGAAAACCCTTTAGATCAGCTATGGGGAGGCGTTAGCGCTGTATTTGCGAGTTGGAATGGTAAAAGGGCATTGGAATACAGACGTATTGAAAAAATTCCCGATGACTGGGGAACTGCTGTCAATGTTCAGGCGATGGTATTTGGAAATATGGGCGATGACTGCGCTACAGGTGTTGCCTTTACCCGAAATCCCGGTAATGGCGACAATCATTTTTATGGAGAATATCTGGTAAATGCACAGGGTGAAGATGTTGTAGCCGGCACCAGAACGCCTGCACCAATTAATGATTTTTCAAAAAATTCACAAAGCAAACATCTCAAAACTCTTTCAGAGATAATGCCTGAAATGTATAATGAACTCGATGGTTATCAGAGAAAATTGGAGAATCATTATAAAGATATGCAGGATATAGAATTTACGATAGAAAAAGGAACACTTTATATGCTTCAATGCAGAGTAGGAAAAAGAAACGGGCTGGCAGCGGTAAAAATGGCCATGGATATGTATAATGAAGAGCTCATATCTAAAGAAACAGCCATCATGAGAGTCGGACCTAATCAATTAGTGGAACTCCTGCTTCCAAGACTGGATCCTGAAGTGGAGGCTACATCTCAGTCCATAGCAAAAGGATTGCCTGCGGGGCCAGGTGGTGCGAAAGGCCGTATTGTTTTTGAATCCGAAAAAGCCGTACAGTGGGCTGACAAAAAAATACCGGTTATATTGGTAAGAGACGAAACATCGCCAGAAGATGTGGACGGGATGCATGCATCCAAAGCCATTCTCACCAGTAAGGGAGGTATGACATCGCATGCAGCCCTTGTAGCCAGAGGTTGGGGAAAATGTTGTATCGTGGGATGTAACGACATCGAAATAAACTCTGAAAGTGGTACTTTGAAAACAAAAAATGGAAATACACTTAAGGAAGGTGACTGGATTAGCCTAAATGGCACTACAGGGTTGGTATACGAAGGAGCCATGCCACTTGTTTCAGTAAATGTTGAAGAAAATAAATCATACAGAAGTTTGATGAGACTGGTAGATCAAATCAAGCAAATGGAAGTACGTGCAAATGTAGAAACTCCGGAAGATGCCCTTCATGCGATTCATTTTGGTGCGACAGGTATCGGACTTTTCAGAACCGAGCACATGTTTTATGGTGAAAACAGCGATGAGCCTTTGTTCCTTCTTCGTAAAATGATCGTCAGCGACACAGAAGAAGAAAGACGCAAGGCGCTAAACGAATTATCTGTATATGTCAAAAAAGACATTAAAAGAACAATGGAAGTCATGAGCGGACATCCGGTTACCATCCGGTTACTGGATCCACCGCTACATGAATTTGTACCCCATGATAAAAATAAATTGATTGAATTAAGTCGTGAACTTGGTATCAAAATGAGCACTCTCAAAAAAAGAGTACTTGCCCTTCATGAAAATAATCCAATGCTCGGACATAGAGGAGTAAGACTTGGTGTGAGTTATCCTGAAATCACAGAAATGCAGATAAGAGCTATTCTGGAAGCAGCTGTTGAGTTGACAAAAAAAGGATTTAAAGTATTTCCGGAAATTATGATACCTGTAACCTGTACCGTCAACGAACTGAAAGATCAAAAAGAGATAGTAAAACGCGTATATGATGAAACTTGCAAAGAAAAAGGAGTAGAGAAAATAGAATATGCTTTTGGAACTATGATAGAAATACCAAGAGCTGCACTGAAGGCAGACCATATGGCTCTTGAAGCAGAATTCTTTAGTTTTGGAACAAATGACCTGACGCAAATGAGTTTTGGGTTCAGCAGAGATGATATAGGAGGCTTTCTGCCCAAATATCTTGATAAAAAAATACTCAGAGATGACCCTTTTCAAACCATCGACCAGCAGGGAGTGGGTGAGTTGATCAGGATAGGAATAGAAAGAGGGCGTAGTGTCAGACCAGATCTTGAAATAGGTATTTGTGGAGAACATGGGGGCGACCCTGAAAGTGTAAAATTCTGCCATAAACTTGGTATGGATTATGTTAGTTGCTCTCCGTTCAGGGTGCCAATAGCCAGACTTGCAGCTGCCCAGGCAGCGGTGGAAATGCCCAGAGCTAAATAA